Proteins from one Salmonella bongori NCTC 12419 genomic window:
- the mdsB gene encoding multidrug efflux RND transporter permease subunit MdsB, which translates to MKFTHFFIARPVFAIVLSLLMLLAGAIAFLKLPLSEYPAVTPPTVQVTASYPGANPKVIADTVAAPLEQVINGVDNMLYMNTQMAIDGRMVISIAFEQGTDPDMAQIQVQNRVSRALPRLPEEVQRIGVVTEKTSPDVLMVVHLVSPQKRYDSLYLSNFAIRQVRDELARLPGVGDVLVWGAGEYAMRVWLEPAKVASRGLTASDIVTALREQNVQVAAGSVGQQPEASAAFQVTVNTLGRLTSEEQFGEIVVKIGADGQVTRLRDVARVTLGADAYTLRSLLNGEAAPALQIIQSPGANAIDVSNAIRGKMDELQQTFPQDIEYRIAYDPTVFVRASLQSVAITLLEAIVLVVLVVVLFLQTWRASIIPLVAVPVSLVGTFALMHLFGFSLNTLSLFGLVLSIGIVVDDAIVVVENVERHISQGKSPREAALKAMDEVTGPILSITSVLTAVFIPSAFLAGLQGEFYRQFALTIAISTILSAINSLTLSPALAAILLRPHHDTVKADWLTRLMGVALGGFFHRFNRFFDSASNRYVGAVRRAVRGSTIVMLLYAGFVGLTWLGFHQVPNGFVPAQDKYFLVGIAQLPSGASLDRTEAVVKQMSAIALAEPGVESVVAFPGLSVNGPVNVPNSALMFAMLKPFNEREAPSLSANAIAGKLMHKFSQIPDGFIGIFPPPPVPGLGATGGFKLQIEDRAELGFEAMAKVQGEIMNKAMQAPELANMLASFQTNAPQLQVDIDRVKAKAMGVSLTDIFETLQINLGSLYVNDFNRFGRTWRVMVQADAPFRMQREDISLLKVRNAKGEMIPLSAFVTITRQSGPDRIIHYNGFPSVDISGGPAPGYSSGQATDAIEKIVRETLPEGMVFEWTDLVYQEKQAGNSALAIFALAVLLAFLILAAQYNSWSLPFAVLLIAPMSLLSAIIGVWVSGGDNNIFTQIGFVVLVGLAAKNAILIVEFARAKEQEGTDPLGAVLAASRLRLRPILMTSFAFIAGVVPLVLATGAGAEMRHAMGIAVFAGMLGVTLFGLLLTPVFYVIVRRLALKREARQNRIGSHDQQA; encoded by the coding sequence ATGAAATTCACCCACTTTTTCATCGCGCGTCCTGTCTTCGCCATCGTCCTGTCACTGTTAATGCTGCTGGCTGGCGCTATCGCTTTTTTAAAACTGCCGCTCAGCGAATATCCGGCCGTTACGCCGCCCACAGTACAGGTTACCGCCAGCTATCCCGGGGCCAACCCGAAAGTCATTGCCGATACGGTAGCCGCGCCGCTGGAGCAGGTGATCAACGGCGTTGATAATATGTTGTATATGAATACCCAGATGGCCATTGATGGCCGAATGGTCATCTCTATCGCCTTTGAACAGGGTACCGATCCTGATATGGCGCAAATCCAGGTGCAAAACCGGGTATCACGCGCGCTGCCCCGTCTGCCCGAAGAAGTCCAGCGAATTGGCGTGGTCACAGAGAAAACGTCACCCGATGTGCTGATGGTCGTACATCTTGTCTCGCCGCAAAAACGTTATGATTCGCTCTATCTGTCTAACTTCGCCATCCGGCAGGTTCGTGACGAACTGGCCCGTTTACCCGGCGTCGGCGATGTTCTGGTCTGGGGGGCTGGCGAATATGCGATGCGTGTCTGGCTGGAGCCTGCAAAAGTCGCCAGTCGCGGTCTCACTGCCAGCGATATCGTTACAGCGCTGCGGGAACAAAACGTGCAGGTTGCCGCAGGATCGGTCGGCCAACAGCCAGAAGCTTCAGCCGCCTTTCAGGTAACAGTGAATACTCTGGGCCGTCTGACCAGCGAAGAACAGTTCGGTGAGATTGTGGTAAAAATCGGTGCTGACGGCCAGGTGACACGTCTGCGTGACGTTGCCCGCGTCACTTTGGGTGCCGATGCCTATACGCTGCGCAGCTTACTGAACGGCGAAGCGGCGCCTGCGCTGCAGATTATCCAAAGTCCGGGTGCTAACGCGATCGATGTCTCTAACGCGATTCGTGGCAAAATGGATGAATTGCAGCAAACCTTCCCACAAGATATCGAATACCGAATCGCTTATGACCCTACGGTCTTCGTGCGCGCATCGCTGCAATCGGTAGCGATTACGTTGCTTGAAGCTATCGTGCTGGTTGTTCTTGTCGTGGTGCTGTTCCTGCAAACCTGGCGCGCATCTATTATTCCGCTGGTGGCGGTTCCTGTTTCCCTGGTCGGCACCTTTGCGCTCATGCATCTGTTTGGTTTTTCACTTAATACACTTTCGCTGTTTGGTTTAGTCCTGTCGATAGGCATCGTTGTGGATGACGCCATCGTCGTGGTCGAAAACGTGGAGCGGCATATCTCACAGGGTAAAAGCCCCCGAGAGGCTGCGCTAAAAGCGATGGATGAAGTCACCGGCCCCATCCTCTCAATCACCTCGGTGCTAACGGCGGTCTTTATCCCCTCCGCATTCCTGGCGGGCTTGCAGGGCGAGTTTTATCGTCAGTTCGCGTTGACCATTGCTATTTCGACCATTCTGTCGGCGATTAACTCGCTGACACTCTCCCCTGCCCTTGCCGCTATTTTACTCAGACCGCATCACGATACCGTGAAGGCGGACTGGTTAACACGGCTAATGGGCGTCGCACTTGGTGGTTTTTTCCATCGCTTTAACCGTTTCTTCGACAGCGCTTCGAACCGCTACGTTGGCGCCGTCCGTCGGGCCGTGCGCGGCAGCACTATTGTGATGCTGCTCTATGCAGGCTTTGTAGGGCTAACCTGGCTTGGTTTCCATCAGGTGCCGAACGGCTTTGTGCCCGCGCAGGATAAATATTTTCTCGTCGGCATCGCCCAGCTTCCGAGTGGTGCGTCGTTGGATCGCACAGAGGCGGTCGTAAAACAGATGTCCGCTATCGCGCTGGCCGAACCCGGCGTTGAAAGCGTCGTCGCCTTTCCCGGCCTGTCGGTAAACGGCCCGGTGAATGTGCCAAACTCGGCGCTGATGTTCGCCATGCTGAAGCCCTTTAATGAGCGTGAAGCTCCTTCTCTTTCCGCTAACGCGATTGCCGGAAAGCTAATGCATAAATTTAGCCAGATTCCCGACGGATTTATTGGCATCTTCCCGCCACCGCCCGTCCCGGGGCTCGGCGCGACTGGCGGATTTAAATTGCAGATCGAAGATCGTGCGGAACTGGGGTTTGAAGCGATGGCCAAAGTACAAGGCGAGATTATGAATAAGGCAATGCAGGCGCCGGAACTGGCCAATATGCTGGCCAGTTTTCAGACAAACGCCCCACAGTTGCAGGTGGATATCGACAGGGTGAAAGCGAAAGCAATGGGCGTATCGCTCACCGACATCTTTGAAACCTTACAAATTAACCTCGGCTCGCTTTATGTCAACGATTTCAACCGTTTTGGCCGCACCTGGCGGGTTATGGTGCAGGCCGATGCGCCATTCCGTATGCAGCGCGAGGATATTAGCCTGCTTAAAGTCCGTAATGCGAAGGGCGAGATGATCCCGCTGAGCGCTTTCGTCACCATCACGCGTCAGTCGGGACCAGACAGAATCATCCATTACAATGGTTTCCCGTCAGTAGATATTAGCGGCGGCCCGGCGCCGGGCTACTCCTCCGGCCAGGCGACGGACGCGATTGAAAAAATCGTGCGTGAAACGCTGCCGGAGGGAATGGTCTTCGAATGGACCGATCTGGTTTATCAGGAAAAACAGGCTGGCAACTCTGCGCTTGCTATCTTCGCCCTGGCGGTACTGTTGGCCTTCCTGATTCTGGCGGCGCAGTATAACAGTTGGTCGCTACCTTTCGCCGTCCTGCTGATTGCGCCTATGTCGCTACTCTCGGCCATTATCGGCGTATGGGTATCCGGCGGAGATAACAATATCTTTACGCAGATTGGCTTCGTGGTGCTGGTTGGCCTGGCGGCCAAGAATGCCATTTTGATTGTCGAGTTTGCCCGCGCCAAAGAACAGGAAGGCACAGACCCTCTGGGCGCCGTACTGGCAGCGTCTCGCCTACGTCTGCGTCCAATCCTGATGACCTCCTTCGCCTTTATTGCAGGAGTAGTACCGCTGGTGCTCGCTACGGGGGCCGGCGCGGAAATGCGACATGCCATGGGTATCGCCGTGTTTGCTGGCATGTTGGGAGTAACGCTATTTGGCCTGTTATTGACACCCGTCTTTTACGTGATAGTTCGCAGGCTGGCGTTAAAGCGTGAAGCCCGACAGAACCGTATTGGTTCGCACGATCAGCAAGCATAA